Proteins from one Pseudomonadota bacterium genomic window:
- the rpsP gene encoding 30S ribosomal protein S16 yields the protein MATKIRLARGGSKKKPYYRIVVADSRSPRDGRFIEKVGTYNPMLDKDNPERISLKEDRVKHWLGTGATPTERVEKFLVAAKLYKRNKKAQELLDAKVKKSQEEVKAKKAAEAAKKKEEEAARKAEEEAAKAAEAEAKANAASEEAAAGEEKPAE from the coding sequence ATGGCAACTAAAATTCGTTTAGCTAGAGGCGGTTCAAAAAAGAAACCTTACTACAGAATAGTGGTAGCAGATTCACGTTCGCCACGTGACGGTAGGTTCATTGAGAAGGTCGGTACGTATAACCCGATGCTAGATAAAGATAATCCTGAAAGAATTTCACTAAAAGAAGATAGAGTTAAACACTGGCTTGGTACGGGTGCTACCCCTACGGAGCGTGTTGAGAAATTCCTTGTTGCTGCTAAACTATATAAGCGTAACAAAAAGGCTCAGGAATTGCTTGATGCTAAGGTGAAAAAATCTCAAGAAGAAGTGAAAGCTAAAAAAGCTGCTGAAGCGGCTAAGAAAAAAGAGGAAGAAGCTGCACGCAAGGCAGAGGAAGAGGCTGCAAAAGCTGCTGAAGCAGAGGCTAAAGCTAATGCCGCTTCCGAAGAAGCTGCCGCCGGTGAGGAAAAACCTGCAGAATAG
- the obgE gene encoding GTPase ObgE encodes MQFIDEAKINIKSGAGGDGCLSFRREANLPKGGPDGGDGGRGGSVIAVCVEGLNTLIDFRYTQHFKAKKGEGGKGANCHGKSADDLVIKLPLGTQVIADGTDLVLADMTKVGQEVLLAKGGNGGLGNANFKSSTNQAPRKITRGKEGEELNVWLKLKLISDAGLVGLPNAGKSTFLSVVSRAKPKIADYPFTTLKPQLGVVYIDEKEFVMADIPGLIEGAHEGVGLGIRFLKHVERCGVILHLIDGTHEDVSGAYVTIRNELEKYSENLAKKHEVIVLNKADALSEEEIEEKKSELEKAGGKKVMVISAIAKKGVDNVLRVLLSEIEDFRKKETLKEGEL; translated from the coding sequence ATGCAATTCATAGATGAAGCTAAGATTAACATAAAAAGCGGTGCGGGTGGCGATGGTTGCCTGAGCTTCCGCCGTGAGGCTAATCTGCCAAAAGGCGGGCCTGACGGCGGTGATGGCGGGCGTGGCGGTAGCGTTATAGCCGTATGCGTTGAGGGACTCAACACCCTGATAGATTTTAGATATACACAGCATTTTAAAGCAAAAAAAGGAGAAGGTGGCAAGGGGGCAAATTGCCACGGTAAGTCGGCTGATGACCTTGTAATAAAATTACCGCTCGGTACTCAGGTAATTGCCGACGGGACTGATCTTGTGCTGGCGGATATGACTAAGGTAGGGCAAGAAGTGTTGCTTGCCAAGGGCGGAAACGGGGGATTGGGTAACGCAAATTTTAAATCATCGACAAATCAGGCTCCCAGAAAGATTACAAGGGGTAAAGAAGGTGAGGAGTTAAATGTCTGGCTGAAGCTAAAATTAATATCGGATGCCGGTCTGGTCGGGTTACCCAATGCAGGAAAGTCGACATTTTTAAGTGTAGTTTCAAGGGCTAAACCTAAGATAGCCGATTACCCGTTTACTACTTTAAAACCTCAGTTGGGGGTGGTTTATATAGATGAAAAAGAATTTGTTATGGCGGATATTCCGGGGCTGATAGAAGGTGCACATGAAGGGGTTGGGCTTGGCATAAGATTCTTAAAGCATGTTGAGCGATGCGGAGTTATATTGCATCTGATAGACGGAACGCATGAAGATGTTTCGGGGGCTTATGTTACTATTAGGAATGAGCTGGAAAAATACAGCGAAAATCTGGCTAAAAAACATGAGGTTATAGTACTAAATAAAGCCGATGCATTGTCGGAGGAGGAAATCGAAGAAAAGAAGTCCGAATTAGAAAAAGCCGGTGGTAAAAAAGTTATGGTTATATCGGCGATAGCCAAGAAAGGTGTTGATAATGTATTACGGGTGTTGTTAAGTGAAATTGAGGATTTTCGTAAAAAAGAAACCCTAAAAGAGGGTGAATTGTAG
- the rpmA gene encoding 50S ribosomal protein L27: protein MAHKKAGGSSKNGRDSAGRRLGVKKYGGELVIPGNIIVRQRGTKYYAGDNVGMGKDHTLFATAEGNVVFFTSGKRQFVSVNACEAA from the coding sequence ATGGCACATAAAAAAGCAGGCGGTAGCTCCAAGAACGGAAGGGATTCTGCGGGCAGAAGACTTGGTGTTAAAAAATACGGCGGTGAGTTGGTTATTCCGGGAAATATAATCGTACGTCAGCGTGGTACTAAATATTATGCAGGTGATAATGTAGGCATGGGCAAAGACCATACGTTATTTGCAACGGCTGAAGGTAATGTTGTGTTTTTCACATCCGGTAAAAGACAGTTTGTTTCTGTAAATGCCTGTGAAGCTGCATAA